From the genome of Amycolatopsis camponoti:
GTCGAGTTTTCGCAGCCGCGCGACGAGGCGGGGCGGCAGGCCTTCGACGATCACGCCGTGACGCGGGTCGAGCCCGAGCTGGATCTCGCGCGGGCCGCGTTCGAGCACCGTGATGCCCGGGAGCAGGGCGGGATGGGCCGGCAGGAGCACCGGAGGCATGTCCGCGGTGGAGAAGATCATGTCCGAAGAATGGCATCCGGAGGCGGCGGCCGAGCCCGGGAAGGCGCCGGATCGGCCGAGTTGTCCACAAGTGAAGTGGGCTGTGGACAACTCGGCTCTGTGACCTCAATGCGCTCGGAGTTGTCGGTGCCGGGCCTTACCGTTGTCGGGTGGTCGAAGCACAGACGCCCTCGCTGAGAGGCAGGGGGGAAACGAACCCCTCGTCGGACACACCGGAACACAAGGTCGAAGTGCGGCGCAGCCAGCGCCGGCACCGGACGGTCACCGCGTATTGGAAGGATGACACGCTCATCGTGCTCATCCCCGCGCGGATGACCAGGGCGGAGGAGAAACACTGGGTCGCCGAGATGGAGCGCAAGCTGCAGCGCTCGGAACCACGCCGGCCGGCACCCCCGAAGACGTCGGACGACGCCCTGCTGGCGCGCTGCGCGCTGCTGTCGGGCAAGTATCTGGATGGCAACGCGGTGCCGGCGAGCGTCCGCTGGGTGCCGCCGATGCGCACGCGGTGGGCGTCCTGCACGCCGGTCGACGCGACCATCCGGGTCAGCGACCGGCTGCGGAAGGTCCCGCCGTGGGTGCTGGACTACGTGCTGGTGCACGAGCTGGCGCACCTGCGCGAGCCCGGGCACGACGCGGCGTTCTGGGCCCTGGTGCGGAAGTATCCGAAGACCGATCGGGCGATGGGATATCTCGAGGGGTTGGCGGCCGCCGCCGGGTGGGGGATCGACACCGAGTGCTGAGCGGGTGACGTGACCGGGGCGGTCCGCTGCGGCGGGCCGCCCCGGCTGCGTGGACGGGCGCGGTCCGAGAGGCTGCACGCCTGGTGGGTCGGCGTACCGGGACGGCCGGCTTGCGTGCGTGGAGGGGCATCACGCGTGATCAGAGGGGCATCACGCGTGTCTGGAGGGGCATCACGCGTGCCTGGGCGGACGACACGCGTGCCTGGGCGGACGACACAGTCGGCGGGGACGGGAACGGGCGCCTCGCCGAGCGGGGCGCCCGTTCCGCCGAACTGGGTTCAGCTGTGGCCTTCGCCGTCGCTTTCCTCCGAGGCCGGAGGGGTCTCCTTGGCCTTCTCGTCGCGCTTCGAACGCTCGGACTGCTCCGTGCGCTCCAGCTCCGCGATCGGGTCGAGGTCGTCGATCGAACCCGCCGAACCGACGTGGTCCGCGAAGTCGATCGGCTCGTCCAGGTCCTCCGCCGTCGGCATCAGGTCCGGGTGGGACCACAGGCCGTCGCGCTTCTCCAGGCCGTGGCGGTCGCCCACCAGCTTCCACAGGTTCGATGCGTCCCTCATGCGGCGGGGGCGCAGCTCCAGGCCGACCAGCGTGGCGAACGTCTGCTCCGCCGGGCCGCCCGTCGCGCGGCGGCGGCGCAGCGTCTCGCGCAGTGCGTCCGCTCCCGGGAGGCGGTCGCCGACCGCTTCCGCCACCACTACGTCGACCCAGCCCTCGACCAGGGCCAGCAGCGTCTCGAGGCGCCGCAGCGCGCCCTTCTGCTCCTCCGTTGTCTGGGGCTCCAGCAGGCCGGACGACATCGCTTCCTCGATGCTCGCCGGGTTGGCCGGGTCGATCCGGCCGGCCAGCGACTCCAGGGCCGACGTGTCCACCGAGATGCCGTGCGCGAACTCCTCGACCGTCGCCAGCAGGCGCTGGCGCAGCCACGGCACGTGCGTGAACAGCCGCTGGTGCGCGGCCTCGCGCGCGGCCAGGAACACCAGGATCTCGCTCGTCGGCAGCTCGAGGCCCTCGGCGAACTTCTCGATGTTCGCCGGCAGCAGCGCGGACGTCCCGGCCGGGGCCAGGGGCAGCCCGATCTCGGACGAAGTCAGCATCTCCGACGCCAGCTGGGCCAGCGCCTGGCCGAGCTGGGACCCGAAGGCCATCCCGCCCATCTGCCCCATCATCTGCAGCAGCGGGCCGGCGGCTTCCTTGGCCTCCGCGGGCAGCGCCTCCATCCAGGCACCCGACACCTGGCGGGCGACCGGGTCGCACAGCCGCTGCCACGTCGGCAGGGTCTTCTCGACCCAGGTGCGCGGCGACCAGGCGACCGTCGACGTCGCGCCCGCGGGGAACTGCGTCGCCGCGTCGAGCCAGAGCTCGGCGAGGTGGGCGGCGTCGCGGACGGCGGCGTTCGAGTCGTCTCCGCCGGAGAAGCCGAGGCGGCTTTCGCCGGTGTTGCCGGCGCTGCCCAGGGTCTGGAGGGCGATCTGCTTGGCGAGGTCGTAGTTCACCGGCCCGCTGGAAGTACCGGCCTGGCTGAGCATCTGGCCCAGCTGGCTCAGCATCTGCCCGAGCTGGTTGAAGGCCTCGGCGCCGGACTGCTGTCCGCCTTCCGAGGGGTCGTTCTCACCTCGTTTGTCGGGATCGGAAGGTCCGAAGCCGAACGGGGGTTTGCTCATGCGTCCACCGTACGCGGGTCGGGAAGGCTCCAGCGCGTCATGTGCGTGGCCTTCACCGGGAAGCGAACGCGGTCACCGTACGCTGTCGGGCGTGACCAAGTCCTCCGAGCAGACCGCGCCCGCGAAGAGCAGCCCGGACCCCGGCACCGAGGCCGGCGGCGAGGCCCGGCGGATGACCCGCCGCGGCTGGACGCTCGTGGTCAGCGGCTCGCTGTTCCTGATCTTCGTGGTCCTCGGCCTGGTCGTGCCGGTGCCGTTCGTGGCGATCAGCCCGGGCCCGACCTACGACACGCTGGGTCGCGACGCCGCGGGCAACCCGGTCATCCAGGTCACCGGGCACGAGACCCACCCGACGACCGGCGAGCTGCGGATGACGACCGTCTCGCTGCACGACGGCGTCACGCTCTTCCAGGGCCTCGGCTTCTGGGCCAGCGGCCGCTACGCGCTCGCGCCCCGCGAGGAGTACTTCAAGCCGGGCGAGACCAACGAACAGGTCAAGCAGGAGAACATCCAGCAGCTGCAGGACTCGCAGTCGAACGCCCAGGTCGCCGCCCTGCGCAAGCTCGGCTACCCGATCAAGGTGCTGGCGAAGCAGATCGTCTCCGGCAGCCCGGCAGACCACGTGCTCGCCCCCGGCGACAAGCTGATCACGGTGAACGGCAAGAAGATCGTCGAAGCCGCGGACGTCCGGGCCGCGCTGGCCGGCACCCTGCCCGGCCAGACCGTCCAGATCACCTTCCAGTCGGACGGCCAGCCGGAGCGCACCGTGCCGCTCACGCTCGCTTCGCGCCCCGACCGCAAGGAGGGCTTCATCGGCCTCACCGCGGTCGACCGCGCCGAGGCGCCGTTCAACGTCAACATCTCCCTGCAGGACGTCGGCGGGCCGTCGGCCGGGCTGATGTTCACCCTCGCGATCATCGACCGGGTCAAGGGCGACGACATCGCCGGGGGGCGGCACATCGCCGGCACCGGCGAGATCACCGAGACGGGCGAGGTCGACCCGATCGGCGGGATCTCGTTCAAGGTCGTCGGCGCGCGCGAGGCAGGCGCCACCGACTTCCTGGTGCCCGAGCACAACTGCGCCGAGGCCAAGACCACCGCGCCCGACGGCCTCAACCTCATCAAGGTGTCCACACTGGACGACGCGCTCGCGCAGCTGGCCAACCTGAAGGCGGGCCGCCCGACGGCCTCCTGCTAGGGGAGGAGCGTCGCCTTGAGGGCCTCGAGGAGGTTCGGGGCGAGGTCGGGACTCTCGACGATCTCGTCGATCGACTCGTCCGACCCCTCGGCCGTCCCGATGCCGCGCAGCCGCATGACGCACGCGCCGTTGCCCTCGCGCAGGACCGCGGCCACCAGCCGGGCCTCCGTCCGCTGCGGGTGGTCGGCGGCCGCGCGGCGCAGGCTCTCCGCGTCGGCCTCCGCGACGTCCGGCAGCTCCGACTCCGAGCCCGGCGGCAGCACGATGATCTCCTGGGCGAGCGCGCACCCGATCACCAGATCGGGCCACGCGATCCGGGCCAGCGCGTCGGCGAGGTCGCCATCGGGCAGCGCTTCCTGCGCCACCGGCGTCAGCGGGTTCGCCCGGTCGAGCTGCCCGGCCAGCTCCGGCTGCTCGTCCAGCAGCGCCGCCGTCGGCACCAGCGCGAACAGCTGCGGCGGCTGGTCCCAGCCGTTCGCGGCCATGAAGTCTTCGATCTCGCGCGCGAGAGCGGCCACGCCGGCCTGCTGCTGCGGTTCCATGCGCATATGGTGTCAGAGCCTTGTCCTGGTCAGCCCGCCACGCCCCGCACACCGGCCGCGGGTTCGCGCCGACGCCATGTGGCGGGCGACGGCTGGACAAGGCTCTCCAGCCGGTCCGCGAGACCACGCCGGGAGTCCGATTCGGGCGGGTCCCGGGAACTTCCCACGGCATCCGTAGAGTTAGGGAATCAGGGGGCGCGAGCGCCCCTGTTCAAGTGCTGACGAATGACAGGAGCGTGCACCGTGGCGACTCGGCCCCCGGTGAGCCTGCCGAAGCTGTCCCGGCGGAGCCGGATCCTCCTCATCATCGCCGCGGTGATCGTGCTGGTGCTCCTGCTCGGGGCCCGCTTGCTCGACACGTACGTCGACTGGCTGTGGTTCGGAGAGGTCGGCGCGCGGTCGGTGTTCACCACCCAGGTGGTCACCCGCGTCATCCTTTTCTTCGCCGTCGGGGTGCTCGTCGGCGGGGCGCTCGCGATCAGCCTGATGATCGCCTACCGCACCCGCCCGGTGTTCGTGCCGATCTCCGGCGCCGACGATCCGCTGGCCCGCTACCGGTCCGCGATCGTCGCGCGCATCCGCCTCTTCGGCATCGGGATCCCGGTGCTCACCGGCCTCATCGCCGGGTTGTCCGCCCAGGGCGACTGGCAGGTCGTGCAGCTGTTCCTCAACGGCACCTCGTTCGGCCAGACCGATCCCGAGTTCGGCAACGACGTCGGCTTCTACGCCTTCGACCTGCCGTTCTACAACTGGCTGCTCGGCTGGCTGTTCATCGCCGTCGTCATCTCCTTCTTCGGCGCGCTCATCTCGCACTACGTCTTCGGCGGCATCCGGCTGGCCGGCAAGGGCGGCCAGCTCGCCGGCCCGACCCGCGCGCAGCTCGCGATCACCGTCGGCCTCTTCGTGCTGCTGAAGGCGGCCGAGTACTTCTTCGACCGGTACAACCTGCTGCTGTCCGATCGCGGCGCGCCGCTGTTCATCGGCGCCACCTACACCGACCTGAACGCGGTCCTGCCGGCCAAGCTGATCCTGCTGTGCATCTCGGTGATCTGCGCGATCGCGTTCTTCGCGGGTGCCTTCCTGCGCAACCTGCAGCTGCCGGCGATCGCCCTCGTGCTGCTGATCCTGTCGAGCATCCTGGTCGGCGTCGCGTGGCCCGCGATCCTCGACCAGTTCTCGGTGAAGCCCAACGCGAACGAGAAGGAAGCGACGTCCATCCAGCGCAACATGGACGCCACCCGCCGCGCCTTCGGCCTCACCGACGTCCAGTACCAGCCCTACACGGGCAGCTCGTCGGCCACGCCGGACCAGCTCAAGGCCGACACCGGGACGATGTCGAACATCCGGCTGCTCGACCCGAACATCCTCTCCGACACCTTCACCCAGCGCGTCGGCCGCGAGAACTTCTACGGCTTCCCGGCCAAGCTCGACATCGACCGCTACACCGTCGGCGGCACCACGCAGGACTACATCGTCGCCGCCAAGGAGATCAAGACCGAGGGCCTGACCGGCAACCAGACCAGCTGGATCAACAAGCACCTCGTCTACACCCACGGCAACGGCTTCGTCGCCGCGCCCGCCAACACGATCGACCGTGCGGTCAAGGACGCCAACTCCGACGGCGGCTACCCGATCGCCACCACCAGCGACACCCAGAACCCGTCCGGCGCCGGCTCGTCCGGCACTGGACAGCCCGGCATCGAGGTCAAGGAACCCCGGATCTACTACGGGGAGCTGTCCGCCGCGGACTCCGACTACGCGATCGTCGGCGGCACCACCGGCAACGCGCCCGGCGAGTACGACACCGCCACCGACCGCTACACCTACAAGGGCACCGGCGGCGTCTCGGTCGACAACTGGTTCAACCGCCTGGCCTTCGCGGCCGAGTACGGCGAACGCAACATCCTGTTCTCCGACGCCATCGGCGACAACTCGAAGATCATGTACAACCGCGACCCGCGTGAGCGCGTCAGCAAGGTCGCGCCGTGGCTGACCCTCGACGGCGACCCGTACCCCGCGGTCGTCGACGGCAAGATCCAGTGGATCATCGACGGCTACACCACGATCAACAACTTCCCGTACTCGCAGCAGACCCAGCTCGGCGCGGCCACCAACGACTCGCTCAACGGCGTCGCTCGCCAGGCCAACAGCTCGATCAACTACATCCGCAACTCGGTCAAGGCCACCGTCGACGCCTTCAACGGCACGGTGAACCTGTACTCGATCGACGACAAGGAACCGGTCCTCAACGCCTGGGAGAAGGTCTTCCCCGGGCTCGTGAAGCCGAGCTCCGAGATCTCCCCGGACCTGCGGTCCCACTTCCGCTACCCCGAGGACCTCTTCAAGATCCAGCGTGAGCTGCTGTCGCGCTACCACGTCAGCAACCCGCAGGAGTTCTATTCGCAGCAGGCGTTCTGGAGCGTCCCGCAGGACCCGACGGCCGAAGGCGGCTCCAACCCGGCGGCGGCCGGCGCGGCCAACCAGCCCGGCTACTACGTCCTCGCCGACACCCCGGGCCAGAGCAAGCCGACGTTCCAGCTGACCAGCTCGCTCACCGGTCTGCAGCGGCAGTACCTCGCGTCCTGGATGTCGGTGTCCTCGGACGCGAACGACTACGGGAAGATCCGCGTCCTCCAGTTGCCCAGCGCGGCCACCGGAGCCACGCAGGTCGACGGTCCGGTCCAGGTCCAGAACCGGTTCCAGAGCGATCCACGGGTGGCGCAGGACCGGACGCTCTTCAACAACCCCAACGTCATCCCGATCTACGGCAACCTGATCACGCTGCCCGTCGCACAGGGCTTCCTCTACGTGGAGCCCGTGTACATCCGGCAGCGCAACCAGAACAGCTATCCACAGCTGGCGCGGGTGCTCGTCTCGTACGGGCCGAAGGTCGGCTACGGCGCGACGCTGCAGGAAGCCCTCGACCAGATCTTCGGCGCCGGCACGGGCGAAGCGACGACCACGCCACCCCAGGCGGGCCAGCCCACGACGACGCCGCCGACGACCACGCCGAACCAGCCGACCACGACGCCACCCAACTCCGGTGGCGGCAACGCGGCGCTCGACAAGGCCGTGACGGACATCCAGTCCGCCCTCGCGAAGCTCCGGGCCGCTCAGCAGTCGGGCAACTTCACGGACCAGGGCGCGGCCCTGGCGGCTCTGGACGCCGCGGCGAAGGAGTACGAAGCGGCCAAGACGGCGGCGCCCGGGAGCAGCACTCCGCCGCCGAGTTCGCAGCCGGGAGGGTGACGTCAGTTACCTAACGGGCACCTGCTTTGCACCCCCAGGAAACAAGGGCGTAAGGTAGGTGTCACGACGCGGGGTGGAGCAGCTCGGTAGCTCGCTGGGCTCATAACCCAGAGGTCGCAGGTTCAAATCCTGTCCCCGCTACGGATGCAGGAGGCGCGGTCGGCGTAAAGCGCCGACCGCGCCTCCTTCGCATTTCTCTTGGGGGTCGAACCCCCAGACCCCGCCAGGGCGGGCTTCGCCCCCTGGACCCCCGCGCATGGTCGGGTCAGTTCTTCAGCCAGGCTTCTGCCGATCCGTCTGTTGTTGCCACGTAACCGTCCGGGCGGACCAAGACGCTCGTCAGGTCGGGCCAGGGGAGTTCCGGTACTTCCGCTACGACTACCTCCGGGTGGGGCGCCTCCGCCGGGGTTTTCGTCAGCAGGACGAACTTTCCACTGTGGAACAAGTCGCTCGCGAAGCCTTTGCCCACAGGGAAGTCCGGGAGACGGGCGCCTGTCGCCGGGTGGCCTTCCGCAGGTGCGTAGCGGATGTCCAGACCCGACACCATTCCCGACAGCTTGCGCTGGACCTCCGGGATCTCCGTCAGGTCGCGGAACAGTGCGCGCAGGGCCAGCTGGTCCGGCGTCAGGGGGATCAGCGCGTTCTGGGCGGCCACGTTCTGCAGCACCCCGTTCGCCACCGCGCGACGCTCCGCTTCGTACGTGTCGAGCAGACCCTCCGGGGCCCTGCCGCGGAGTTCGGCCGCCAGCTTCCAGCCCAGGTTCATCGCGTCCTGGACGCCCAGGTTCAGGCCCTGGCCGCCCGCCGGGAAGTGGACGTGTGCCGCGTCGCCCGCCAAGAGCACCCGGCCCACCCGGTACTTCGCCGCCAGCCGGCTGTCGTCCGAGAACCGCGATGTCCAGCGGATCTCCTCGATCTCCGCTTCCGCGCCGAAGCGTTCGCGAACCGCCGCGCGCACGTCCTCCTCCGGCACCTCGGCGCGGAGGTCGTCCGGACGGTGCAGCCGGTCGCCGTAGCTCAGGCGGTACAGGTTGGGCTCGCCCAGCGGGATCAGGCCGACGAACTTGCCCGGGCTGAGCGACGTCACCATGTTCCCCATCGACCGCCACCGCGTCGGCGCGCCCGGCGGGGTCGTCCGGAACAGGACGTCCGCCGAGACGCCGTGACCCCGGCCTTCGATTCCTTCGAACGGCAGGTTCAAGGCTTTGCGCACCGCGCTGCGGCCACCGTCGCAGCCCACCAGGTACGCCGCGCGGACCCGGAGGTCGCCCGCCGTGACCGTCACGCCGGCGTCGTCCTGCTCGAAGCCGGTCAGCTCGTGGCCGCGCAGCACCTTCACGCCTTGCTCGGCCAGCCGCTCCTCCAGCGTCGCCTCGACCTGCGCCTGCGGGATGCCCACCTGGTACGGGTGCCGCGTGTCCCAGCCGGCGTAGCTCACCGGGATCACCGCGAAGTGTCCGTCCGCGACAGTCGCGAACGACCGCTGCTCGGCCCGGCCGAGCAGGCCGCGCAGGTCCAGGACCTCCGCCGTCCGCGGCTGCAGGTTCAACGCCTTCGACAACCCGGTCCGGACGGGCAGGCGCTCCAGGACCACGACGTCCACTCCGGCCAGCGCCAGCTCGTTCGCCAGCATCAGCCCGGTCGGTCCCGCCCCGGCGACGACCACCTCGGCGTTCAGCTCGTTCATCCCCAGCTCCTTAACAACGTTAAATTGACCTGATCCGAGGATGCCCTTAACATCGTTAAATTGTCAAGCGAGCACCACGAGGAGAACCGGAAACATGGCCCTGACCAGGCAGGACATCGCACGTTCCGGGCTCAGGCTGCTCAACGAGGTCGGCCTCAACGGGCTCACGCTGCGCCTGATCGCCGCCGACCTGGGGGTCAAGGCGCCGGCGCTGTACTGGCACATGAAGAACAAACAGGAGCTGCTCGACGAAATGGCGACGCAGATGTACGCCGATT
Proteins encoded in this window:
- a CDS encoding M48 metallopeptidase family protein, coding for MRRSQRRHRTVTAYWKDDTLIVLIPARMTRAEEKHWVAEMERKLQRSEPRRPAPPKTSDDALLARCALLSGKYLDGNAVPASVRWVPPMRTRWASCTPVDATIRVSDRLRKVPPWVLDYVLVHELAHLREPGHDAAFWALVRKYPKTDRAMGYLEGLAAAAGWGIDTEC
- a CDS encoding zinc-dependent metalloprotease; this encodes MSKPPFGFGPSDPDKRGENDPSEGGQQSGAEAFNQLGQMLSQLGQMLSQAGTSSGPVNYDLAKQIALQTLGSAGNTGESRLGFSGGDDSNAAVRDAAHLAELWLDAATQFPAGATSTVAWSPRTWVEKTLPTWQRLCDPVARQVSGAWMEALPAEAKEAAGPLLQMMGQMGGMAFGSQLGQALAQLASEMLTSSEIGLPLAPAGTSALLPANIEKFAEGLELPTSEILVFLAAREAAHQRLFTHVPWLRQRLLATVEEFAHGISVDTSALESLAGRIDPANPASIEEAMSSGLLEPQTTEEQKGALRRLETLLALVEGWVDVVVAEAVGDRLPGADALRETLRRRRATGGPAEQTFATLVGLELRPRRMRDASNLWKLVGDRHGLEKRDGLWSHPDLMPTAEDLDEPIDFADHVGSAGSIDDLDPIAELERTEQSERSKRDEKAKETPPASEESDGEGHS
- a CDS encoding YlbL family protein, which translates into the protein MTKSSEQTAPAKSSPDPGTEAGGEARRMTRRGWTLVVSGSLFLIFVVLGLVVPVPFVAISPGPTYDTLGRDAAGNPVIQVTGHETHPTTGELRMTTVSLHDGVTLFQGLGFWASGRYALAPREEYFKPGETNEQVKQENIQQLQDSQSNAQVAALRKLGYPIKVLAKQIVSGSPADHVLAPGDKLITVNGKKIVEAADVRAALAGTLPGQTVQITFQSDGQPERTVPLTLASRPDRKEGFIGLTAVDRAEAPFNVNISLQDVGGPSAGLMFTLAIIDRVKGDDIAGGRHIAGTGEITETGEVDPIGGISFKVVGAREAGATDFLVPEHNCAEAKTTAPDGLNLIKVSTLDDALAQLANLKAGRPTASC
- a CDS encoding UPF0182 family protein, which gives rise to MTGACTVATRPPVSLPKLSRRSRILLIIAAVIVLVLLLGARLLDTYVDWLWFGEVGARSVFTTQVVTRVILFFAVGVLVGGALAISLMIAYRTRPVFVPISGADDPLARYRSAIVARIRLFGIGIPVLTGLIAGLSAQGDWQVVQLFLNGTSFGQTDPEFGNDVGFYAFDLPFYNWLLGWLFIAVVISFFGALISHYVFGGIRLAGKGGQLAGPTRAQLAITVGLFVLLKAAEYFFDRYNLLLSDRGAPLFIGATYTDLNAVLPAKLILLCISVICAIAFFAGAFLRNLQLPAIALVLLILSSILVGVAWPAILDQFSVKPNANEKEATSIQRNMDATRRAFGLTDVQYQPYTGSSSATPDQLKADTGTMSNIRLLDPNILSDTFTQRVGRENFYGFPAKLDIDRYTVGGTTQDYIVAAKEIKTEGLTGNQTSWINKHLVYTHGNGFVAAPANTIDRAVKDANSDGGYPIATTSDTQNPSGAGSSGTGQPGIEVKEPRIYYGELSAADSDYAIVGGTTGNAPGEYDTATDRYTYKGTGGVSVDNWFNRLAFAAEYGERNILFSDAIGDNSKIMYNRDPRERVSKVAPWLTLDGDPYPAVVDGKIQWIIDGYTTINNFPYSQQTQLGAATNDSLNGVARQANSSINYIRNSVKATVDAFNGTVNLYSIDDKEPVLNAWEKVFPGLVKPSSEISPDLRSHFRYPEDLFKIQRELLSRYHVSNPQEFYSQQAFWSVPQDPTAEGGSNPAAAGAANQPGYYVLADTPGQSKPTFQLTSSLTGLQRQYLASWMSVSSDANDYGKIRVLQLPSAATGATQVDGPVQVQNRFQSDPRVAQDRTLFNNPNVIPIYGNLITLPVAQGFLYVEPVYIRQRNQNSYPQLARVLVSYGPKVGYGATLQEALDQIFGAGTGEATTTPPQAGQPTTTPPTTTPNQPTTTPPNSGGGNAALDKAVTDIQSALAKLRAAQQSGNFTDQGAALAALDAAAKEYEAAKTAAPGSSTPPPSSQPGG
- a CDS encoding PPA1309 family protein, translated to MEPQQQAGVAALAREIEDFMAANGWDQPPQLFALVPTAALLDEQPELAGQLDRANPLTPVAQEALPDGDLADALARIAWPDLVIGCALAQEIIVLPPGSESELPDVAEADAESLRRAAADHPQRTEARLVAAVLREGNGACVMRLRGIGTAEGSDESIDEIVESPDLAPNLLEALKATLLP
- a CDS encoding FAD-dependent monooxygenase, whose translation is MNELNAEVVVAGAGPTGLMLANELALAGVDVVVLERLPVRTGLSKALNLQPRTAEVLDLRGLLGRAEQRSFATVADGHFAVIPVSYAGWDTRHPYQVGIPQAQVEATLEERLAEQGVKVLRGHELTGFEQDDAGVTVTAGDLRVRAAYLVGCDGGRSAVRKALNLPFEGIEGRGHGVSADVLFRTTPPGAPTRWRSMGNMVTSLSPGKFVGLIPLGEPNLYRLSYGDRLHRPDDLRAEVPEEDVRAAVRERFGAEAEIEEIRWTSRFSDDSRLAAKYRVGRVLLAGDAAHVHFPAGGQGLNLGVQDAMNLGWKLAAELRGRAPEGLLDTYEAERRAVANGVLQNVAAQNALIPLTPDQLALRALFRDLTEIPEVQRKLSGMVSGLDIRYAPAEGHPATGARLPDFPVGKGFASDLFHSGKFVLLTKTPAEAPHPEVVVAEVPELPWPDLTSVLVRPDGYVATTDGSAEAWLKN